The Colias croceus chromosome 3, ilColCroc2.1 genome includes a region encoding these proteins:
- the LOC123705775 gene encoding COP9 signalosome complex subunit 8 has product MITNFDKLCLDLEKQELEAPNGVTSAANYAQLLAIYLYQNDLCNAKFLWKRIPQNITSSNPELAAVWTVGQKMWKKDLPRTYQALAAYHWVEPVATIMRALEEKVRETAFTLIGRSYSSISIETVVSMTGLSKEAVLQICRDRKWEINDDGVTVNPAPPVQPAPLHTSSEDQLFKLTEFVSFLEN; this is encoded by the exons atgattacgAACTTTGATAAGCTTtgtttagatttagaaaaacAGGAGCTTGAG GCCCCTAACGGAGTTACTTCAGCAGCCAATTATGCACAATTACTagcaatatatttatatcagaATGATCT ATGTAATGCAAAATTTCTATGGAAAAGAATACCTCAGAACATAACATCAAGCAATCCAGAATTAGCAGCCGTATGGACAGTTGGACAGAAAATGTGGAAAAAAGATCTGCCGCGAACTTACCAAGCCCTTGCTGCGTACCATTGGGTTGAACCAGTTGCTACTATAATGAGGGCATTAGAAg aaaaagTTCGTGAAACAGCATTCACTTTGATAGGACGGTCATACAGTTCCATTTCTATAGAGACTGTTGTCTCAATGACTGGCTTGAGCAAGGAAGCAGTTCTACAAATATGCAGGGATCGAAAGTGGGAGATAAATGATGATGGGGTCACTGTGAACCCAGCGCCTCCAGTCCAGCCCGCACCATTGCATACTTCCAGTGAAGACCAGCTTTTCAAACTCACAGAATTTGTATCATTTTTAGAAAACTAA
- the LOC123705984 gene encoding uncharacterized protein LOC123705984, giving the protein MGKDKLASQKLGVLCRAGQYFTSHHRLKLYKAQVRPHMEYCSHIWAGAPQQYLLPFDRIQRRAVRLVNEPSLTDRLDTLALRRDVASLCVLYRIYYGECSEELFGTLPAAEFHHRTARHRQQYHPHHLDCWQSTTVRFKRSFFPRTTDIWNKLPHAAFPNGYELGTFKKRAYSYLKGRQHTHSVSGTVGAYGRRGALTTR; this is encoded by the coding sequence ATGGGAAAAGACAAGTTGGCTTCACAAAAACTTGGTGTGCTCTGTAGAGCGGGGCAGTATTTCACGTCGCACCATCGCCTCAAGCTATATAAGGCGCAAGTTAGGCCGCACATGGAATACTGCTCCCACATCTGGGCCGGGGCACCCCAACAATACCTCCTTCCATTTGACCGCATTCAAAGGAGAGCTGTACGACTTGTTAACGAGCCAAGTCTCACCGATCGGCTCGATACTTTGGCGTTGCGAAGAGATGTCGCTTCTTTATGCGTTCTCTATCGCATTTACTATGGCGAGTGCTCTGAAGAGTTGTTTGGAACATTACCCGCCGCCGAGTTCCACCACCGTACAGCACGACATCGTCAACAATACCACCCTCACCACCTTGACTGTTGGCAATCTACAACTGTGCGCTTTAAAAGGTCTTTCTTCCCGCGCACTACAGACATCTGGAACAAACTCCCTCATGCGGCTTTTCCAAACGGCTATGAACTGGggaccttcaagaaaagagcatATTCCTACCTGAAAGGCCGGCAACATACTCACAGTGTCTCTGGCACTGTGGGTGCATATGGGCGACGTGGAGCACTTACCACCAGGTGA